One genomic region from Pempheris klunzingeri isolate RE-2024b chromosome 4, fPemKlu1.hap1, whole genome shotgun sequence encodes:
- the mmp13b gene encoding collagenase 3 — MTGLDNTETTTMIALLLLLALAAHSFALPLSSGDKDNLLLAEKYLRRFYGLPAGLQGRQRPSGAFQSKIREMQRFFKLKVTGNLDDNTLELMKQARCGVPDIGEYNHFPRHLKWQTNNVTFRIVNYTPDLVKSDVDRAIRNALNVWSDVTPLTFKKLREGNADIMISFGAQEHGDYNPFDGPNGLLAHAYPPGQGIGGDTHFDEDEHWTKDSSAYNLFIVAAHELGHALGMSHSSDPGALMYPVYSYATGYPLSEDDIEGIQALYGPNPNPRKVKPKPDAPNKCDPMLSFDAVTELRGETIIFKDRFYWRLHPQMPEPEQTLIKSTWPSIPNKVDAAYENPEKDLVIIFSGIRMWALNGYNLVDGYPKYIHKLGLPKKIRKIDAAVHIRDTGKTLLFTEEDYWSYDEAAGTMDSGYPRSIEEDFPGMDDEVDAAVYHYGYLYFFHEHMQYEYSYTSRKVIRILRTNSILNC; from the exons ATGACTGGTTTGGATAACACGGAGACAACAACAATGATagctttgctgctgctgctggcgctGGCCGCTCACTCCTTTGCTCTGCCTCTGTCATCTGGGGACAAAGACAACTTGCTTTTAGCAGAG AAGTACCTCCGTCGGTTCTATGGACTTCCAGCTGGTCTCCAAGGTCGACAGAGGCCATCAGGTGCCTTCCAGTCCAAGATCAGGGAGATGCAGAGATTCTTCAAACTCAAG GTGACAGGCAATCTGGATGACAACACCCTGGAGCTGATGAAGCAGGCCAGATGTGGCGTCCCAGATATTGGGGAGTACAACCACTTCCCTCGACACCTCAAATGGCAAACTAACAATGTCACATTCAG GATAGTGAATTATACACCAGATCTGGTGAAGTCTGATGTAGACAGAGCCATCCGCAACGCGCTCAACGTCTGGTCTGATGTCACCCCTCTGACTTTTAAGAAGCTGCGCGAGGGCAACGCTGACATTATGATCAGTTTTGGAGCACAAG AACATGGAGACTATAACCCTTTTGATGGGCCTAATGGATTGCTCGCTCATGCCTACCCACCTGGCCAAGGCATCGGAGGAGACACTCACTTTGATGAGGATGAACACTGGACCAAAGATTCATCAG CTTACAACCTGTTTATAGTGGCGGCGCATGAGTTGGGCCACGCCCTCGGTATGTCCCATTCCTCAGACCCGGGCGCCCTGATGTACCCTGTCTACTCGTACGCTACAGGCTACCCACTGTCTGAAGATGACATTGAAGGCATTCAAGCTCTGTATG GCCCAAACCCAAACCCGAGGAAAGTGAAGCCAAAGCCTGACGCACCAAACAAATGTGACCCCATGTTAAGTTTTGATGCTGTCACAGAGCTGAGAGGGGAAACCATCATCTTCAAAGACAG GTTTTACTGGCGTCTCCACCCTCAGATGCCGGAGCCTGAGCAGACGCTGATCAAGTCCACGTGGCCCTCCATCCCCAACAAGGTGGACGCAGCGTACGAGAACCCAGAGAAGGATCTAGTCATCATATTCAGCG GGATCCGAATGTGGGCTTTGAATGGGTATAACCTTGTGGACGGCTATCCAAAGTACATACACAAACTTGGTCTACCTAAGAAAATAAGGAAGATCGATGCAGCCGTGCACATTAGAGACACCGGGAAAACTCTACTCTTCACTGAAGAGGACTATTGGAG CTATGACGAAGCAGCAGGCACCATGGACAGTGGTTACCCACGATCCATTGAGGAAGATTTTCCTGGGATGGATGACGAGGTCGACGCCGCTGTTTATCATTACG GATACTTGTATTTCTTCCACGAACACATGCAGTACGAGTACAGTTACACCTCAAGGAAGGTCATTCGCATCCTGAGGACCAACTCCATTCTCAACTGCTGA
- the tsku gene encoding tsukushi, whose product MALLLCLGLSLLASVQPSAVKNCHPGCRCEVESFGLFDSFSLTRVDCRGLGPSATMPIPIPLDTTHLDLSSNTMGPLSDTMLAGPGYTTLVSLDLSSNHITKVSLSALSKLRYLETLDLSHNSLESLSPSCFSGLPLAEVDLSHNSFQEFDMDVFATKVNGEPVSVDLSNNKLVSVSTTLHGRVLHIQSLNLSANRLLSVPRLAELPLRYLNLDGNPINRIKEGAFAQLKDLVYLSIIGLHELQEIEPYSFKGLESLQVLDLSNNPKLKTLSPAVFSGLDSLQELNLSGSGVASLPNNMLSHLPSIKSITLGRNVHCWRTQKQGQFHRQLGQVQHNEVLNCNADGVVL is encoded by the exons ATGGCACTCCTCCTGTGTCTTGGCCTATCGCTGCTGGCCTCCGTCCAGCCCAGCGCCGTCAAGAACTGCCATCCTGGTTGCCGCTGTGAAGTGGAAAGCTTTGGCCTTTTCGACAGCTTCAGCCTGACCAGGGTGGACTGCCGAGGGCTGGGACCCAGCGCCACCATGCCCATCCCCATCCCACTGGACACTACCCACCTAGACCTGTCCTCCAACACCATGGGCCCACTCAGTGACACCATGTTAGCTGGTCCGGGCTACACCACCCTTGTTAGCTTGGACCTGAGCAGCAACCACATAACAAAG GTAAGCCTCAGTGCTTTGTCCAAGCTGCGTTACCTGGAGACTCTGGATTTGAGCCACAACAGCCTGGAGAGCCTCTCCCCGAGCTGCTTCTCCGGCCTCCCTCTGGCTGAAGTTGACCTCAGCCACAACAGCTTCCAAGAGTTTGACATGGACGTGTTCGCCACTAAAGTTAATGGCGAACCTGTCAGCGTGGATCTGTCTAATAACAAGCTTGTGTCGGTCTCCACGACTTTGCATGGAAGAGTATTACACATTCAGAGCTTAAATCTGTCAGCAAACCGGCTGTTGAGCGTACCGAGACTGGCAGAACTTCCGCTGAGGTACCTTAATCTGGATGGTAACCCCATCAACCGCATCAAGGAGGGAGCTTTTGCTCAGCTGAAAGATTTGGTTTATTTATCCATCATTGGCCTCCACGAGCTTCAGGAAATTGAGCCGTACAGCTTCAAGGGCCTCGAGAGCCTGCAAGTTCTGGATCTGTCAAATAACCCTAAGCTCAAGACTCTGAGCCCTGCCGTTTTTAGTGGACTAGACTCCCTGCAGGAGCTGAATTTATCTGGCTCTGGTGTGGCGTCCTTGCCAAATAACATGCTGAGCCACCTGCCCAGCATTAAGAGTATTACACTGGGACGAAACGTCCACTGCTGGAGGACCCAGAAACAGGGACAGTTCCACCGGCAGCTGGGTCAGGTCCAGCACAACGAGGTGCTGAACTGTAATGCGGATGGCGTCGTGTTGTGA